The window GGGGCAATATCGGCCAGGATGCCGCCCGGAGCAAGAGATACCTTTCGATCGGTCACATAGATAAGCGGAACGGGGTTGGTCGTGTGGGCGGTGAAATGGTCTTTGGTCTCGTAGTCCATCATTTTCTCCGCGTTGCCGTGATCGGCCAAAATCAGCGCTTCGCCACCAGCCTTTCTGACCGCTTCGACCACCTGGCCAAAAGAGTCGTCGACCACCTCTATGGCCTTTTTGGCCG of the Actinomycetota bacterium genome contains:
- a CDS encoding 2,3-bisphosphoglycerate-independent phosphoglycerate mutase (catalyzes the interconversion of 2-phosphoglycerate and 3-phosphoglycerate), producing the protein AKKAIEVVDDSFGQVVEAVRKAGGEALILADHGNAEKMMDYETKDHFTAHTTNPVPLIYVTDRKVSLAPGGILADIAPTVLDILLIPKSAEMTGESLIRTE